A genomic segment from Micromonospora echinaurantiaca encodes:
- the erpA gene encoding iron-sulfur cluster insertion protein ErpA → MTTPAQTESTEAKAPTSVVLTDVAAQKVKALIEQEGRDDLRLRVAVQPGGCSGLRYQLFFDERSLDGDIVTDYDGVEVVVDRMSAPYLAGATIDFADRIDAQGFTIDNPNAGSSCACGDSFS, encoded by the coding sequence GTGACCACGCCAGCGCAGACCGAGTCGACCGAGGCCAAGGCCCCTACTTCCGTCGTCCTCACCGACGTCGCGGCGCAGAAGGTCAAGGCCCTGATCGAGCAGGAGGGCCGCGACGACCTGCGGCTCCGGGTCGCGGTGCAGCCGGGCGGCTGCTCCGGCCTGCGGTACCAGCTCTTCTTCGACGAGCGCTCCCTCGACGGTGACATCGTCACCGACTACGACGGTGTCGAGGTCGTCGTCGACCGGATGAGCGCCCCCTACCTGGCCGGCGCCACCATCGACTTCGCCGACCGGATCGACGCCCAGGGCTTCACCATCGACAACCCCAACGCGGGCAGCTCCTGCGCCTGCGGCGACTCGTTCAGCTGA
- a CDS encoding DUF3043 domain-containing protein, producing MPSLFRRKSTDLVDEAVTQVTPEDEDTATRPRGYTPAKGRETPKRPAAGRRPAGAAKPMTKEEQREHRRKLRAEAAAEFRREGGPRDRGPERQLARNVVDSRRTVGTWFFGGALIVLIGSNAAMPPVVRLVSNILWGALALGVVIDSFLICRKIRKLVRERFPNTGQRMGSLYLYAIMRSITFRRMRAPEPRVNLGDPV from the coding sequence GTGCCGTCGCTGTTTCGCCGCAAGTCCACCGACCTCGTCGACGAGGCGGTCACTCAGGTGACCCCCGAGGACGAGGACACCGCCACGCGTCCCCGGGGCTACACCCCCGCGAAGGGACGCGAGACGCCGAAGCGGCCGGCCGCCGGCCGGCGTCCGGCCGGGGCCGCCAAGCCGATGACCAAGGAAGAGCAGCGGGAGCACCGGCGCAAGCTGCGGGCCGAGGCGGCGGCCGAGTTCCGCCGCGAGGGCGGCCCGCGTGACCGCGGCCCCGAACGGCAGCTGGCCCGCAACGTGGTCGACTCCCGGCGTACGGTCGGCACCTGGTTCTTCGGCGGCGCGCTGATCGTGCTGATCGGCTCGAACGCGGCGATGCCGCCGGTGGTCCGGCTGGTGTCGAACATCCTCTGGGGCGCGCTCGCCCTCGGCGTGGTGATCGATTCGTTCCTCATCTGCCGCAAGATCAGGAAGCTGGTCCGCGAGCGCTTCCCGAACACCGGGCAGCGGATGGGCTCGCTCTACCTGTACGCGATCATGCGCTCGATCACGTTCCGCCGGATGCGCGCCCCGGAGCCCCGGGTCAACCTCGGCGACCCGGTCTGA
- the nadA gene encoding quinolinate synthase NadA — MTSTWVEPSNTATALLLLGRGSDPATERGVECPGDLPAPSDPDLVARAAAAKAKLGSKVFVLGHHYQRDEVIQFADVTGDSFKLAREAAARPEAEYIVFCGVHFMAESADILTSDAQKVVLPDLAAGCSMADMAVLSQVETAWDVLTELGIAEQTVPVTYMNSSADIKGFVGRNGGVVCTSSNAKRALDWAFQQGSKVLFLPDQHLGRNTAVLEMGFSLDDCVLYDPHKPNGGLTPEQLRNAKMILWRGHCSVHGRFTLDSVNDVRERVPGVNVLVHPECRHEVVTAADHVGSTEYIIKTIEAAPAGSAWAVGTELNLVRRLALAHPDKQIMFLDRAVCYCSTMNRIDLPHLVWALEELVAGRVVNQITVDPDTAHHARVALDQMLALPGADTAPPATR; from the coding sequence GTGACTTCGACCTGGGTAGAACCCTCCAACACCGCCACGGCGCTGCTGCTGCTCGGCCGGGGCAGCGACCCCGCCACCGAGCGTGGCGTCGAGTGTCCGGGCGACCTGCCGGCGCCCAGCGACCCGGACCTGGTGGCCCGGGCGGCGGCGGCGAAGGCGAAGCTGGGCAGCAAGGTGTTCGTGCTGGGCCACCACTACCAGCGCGACGAGGTGATCCAGTTCGCCGACGTGACCGGCGACTCGTTCAAGCTGGCCCGCGAGGCGGCCGCCCGCCCCGAAGCTGAGTACATCGTCTTCTGCGGCGTGCACTTCATGGCCGAGAGCGCCGACATCCTCACCTCGGACGCGCAGAAGGTGGTCCTGCCTGACCTGGCCGCCGGCTGCTCGATGGCCGACATGGCGGTGCTGTCGCAGGTCGAGACGGCCTGGGACGTGCTCACCGAACTGGGCATCGCGGAGCAGACCGTGCCGGTCACGTACATGAACTCCTCGGCGGACATCAAGGGCTTCGTCGGCCGTAACGGCGGCGTGGTCTGCACCTCGTCCAACGCCAAGCGGGCCCTGGACTGGGCCTTCCAGCAGGGCTCGAAGGTGCTCTTCCTGCCCGACCAGCACCTGGGCCGCAACACGGCCGTGCTGGAGATGGGCTTCTCGCTGGACGACTGCGTGCTCTACGACCCGCACAAGCCGAACGGCGGGCTCACCCCGGAGCAGCTGCGGAACGCGAAGATGATCCTGTGGCGGGGGCACTGCTCAGTGCACGGCCGGTTCACCCTGGACAGCGTCAACGACGTCCGGGAGCGGGTGCCCGGGGTCAACGTGCTGGTCCACCCGGAGTGCCGGCACGAGGTGGTCACCGCGGCCGACCACGTCGGCTCGACGGAGTACATCATCAAGACCATCGAGGCGGCCCCGGCCGGCTCGGCGTGGGCGGTCGGCACCGAGCTGAACCTGGTCCGCCGGCTGGCGCTGGCCCACCCGGACAAGCAGATCATGTTCCTCGACCGGGCGGTCTGCTACTGCTCGACGATGAACCGGATCGACCTGCCGCACCTGGTCTGGGCGCTGGAGGAGCTGGTCGCCGGTCGGGTGGTCAACCAGATCACCGTCGATCCGGACACCGCGCACCACGCCCGGGTGGCGCTGGACCAGATGCTCGCCCTGCCCGGTGCGGACACCGCGCCGCCCGCCACCCGTTGA
- a CDS encoding AzlD domain-containing protein, protein MLIAVILALAAGTYGFRVAGVLLRDRLDLPEWSRRLLPVGAAALLAALAATAALTEAGAFAGWARPAGVLVGVLLAWRRAPFVLVVVAAAATTALLRLLGVP, encoded by the coding sequence GTGCTGATCGCGGTGATCCTGGCGCTGGCCGCCGGCACGTACGGCTTCCGGGTCGCCGGGGTGCTGCTGCGCGACCGGCTCGACCTGCCGGAGTGGTCCCGCCGGCTGCTACCGGTCGGCGCCGCCGCCCTGCTGGCCGCGCTCGCGGCCACCGCCGCGCTGACCGAGGCCGGCGCGTTCGCCGGCTGGGCCCGGCCGGCGGGGGTGCTGGTCGGTGTCCTGCTGGCCTGGCGGCGGGCGCCGTTCGTGCTGGTCGTGGTCGCCGCCGCCGCGACGACCGCCCTGCTCCGCCTGCTCGGCGTGCCGTAG
- a CDS encoding AzlC family ABC transporter permease: MRTVQRTADGGVLRDVAAVGAAMVAVGASFGAVAVAAGLPGWATVAMSVLVFAGGAQFMAVGLVAAGNPLAAVLAGLLLNARHLPFGLTLGDSLGARLWQRLLGSHLMTDEATAFALAQPAGPARHRSFWLAAVLFFVTWNVGTVLGVLAGGVAGDPAALGLDAAFPAGLIALLLPSLRDRETRRMALAGAVLAVLTTPLLPAGLPVLLALAGPAVLAVRAVRAGAGTGDREPGATPAPTRDTRRAGRGGSGTGGRETGGTSSPAPVAGSVTGVREVGVTPAPIPDAGRGVGTPDPVRRTGGGSC; this comes from the coding sequence ATGCGTACGGTACAACGAACAGCCGACGGCGGGGTACTCCGCGACGTCGCCGCCGTCGGGGCGGCGATGGTGGCGGTGGGCGCCTCGTTCGGCGCGGTGGCGGTGGCCGCCGGGCTGCCCGGCTGGGCCACCGTCGCGATGTCCGTGCTGGTGTTCGCCGGCGGGGCGCAGTTCATGGCGGTCGGGCTGGTGGCGGCGGGCAACCCGCTGGCCGCCGTGCTGGCCGGGCTGCTGCTCAACGCCCGGCACCTGCCGTTCGGCCTGACCCTCGGCGACAGCCTCGGCGCCCGGCTGTGGCAGCGGCTGCTCGGCAGCCACCTGATGACCGACGAGGCCACCGCGTTCGCCCTGGCCCAGCCCGCCGGCCCGGCCCGGCACCGGTCGTTCTGGCTGGCCGCGGTGCTGTTCTTCGTCACCTGGAACGTCGGCACCGTGCTCGGTGTGCTGGCCGGTGGAGTGGCCGGCGACCCGGCCGCGCTGGGGCTGGACGCCGCCTTCCCGGCCGGCCTGATCGCGCTGCTGCTGCCCAGCCTGCGCGACCGGGAGACCCGCCGGATGGCGCTGGCCGGTGCGGTGCTGGCCGTGCTCACCACCCCGCTGCTGCCGGCCGGCCTGCCGGTGCTGCTCGCGCTGGCCGGCCCGGCCGTGCTGGCCGTACGGGCCGTCCGCGCCGGGGCCGGCACCGGCGACCGGGAACCCGGGGCGACGCCCGCCCCGACCCGGGACACCCGCCGGGCCGGTCGGGGTGGATCCGGAACCGGCGGACGGGAGACCGGGGGCACCTCCAGCCCGGCACCCGTCGCCGGTTCCGTTACCGGCGTCCGGGAGGTCGGGGTGACGCCCGCCCCGATCCCGGACGCCGGGCGCGGGGTCGGGACCCCCGACCCGGTCCGCCGGACGGGAGGGGGGTCGTGCTGA
- a CDS encoding glycerate kinase family protein, whose protein sequence is MRVLLCPDKFAGTLPAPEVAAAVAAGWREVAAADELLIRPLADGGPGFLDVLADALDGRRVPVSTVDPLGRPAAGEILLTDGGSTAWLESAQACGLHLLTADERDPKATTSYGLGLLVAAAVEAGAQTVIIGLGGSGTNDAGAGMLTALGVTPLDEAGLALPYGGAALAAVATLDGAPRLRGARLVAATDVDNPLLGLHGASNVFGPQKGADRADVLLLDTALERFAAVLERDLPGCPPQLGALPGGGAAGGLGAAILALGGRCESGIGLVTRATGLDVALDGVDLVITGEGSFDHQSLRGKVVAGVAGAARDRGLPCVVLAGQVSTGRREAAAAGVTDAYSLVEHFGGEERGGLAAALSRPAEGLRELGARLARQWSR, encoded by the coding sequence ATGCGCGTGCTGCTCTGTCCGGACAAGTTCGCCGGCACGCTGCCGGCCCCCGAGGTCGCCGCCGCGGTGGCCGCCGGCTGGCGCGAGGTGGCCGCGGCCGACGAGCTGCTGATCAGGCCGCTGGCCGACGGCGGTCCCGGCTTCCTCGACGTGCTCGCCGACGCCCTGGACGGGCGGCGGGTGCCGGTGTCGACCGTCGACCCGCTGGGCCGCCCGGCGGCCGGTGAGATCCTGCTCACCGACGGCGGGTCGACCGCCTGGCTGGAGAGCGCCCAGGCGTGCGGCCTGCACCTGCTCACCGCCGACGAGCGGGACCCGAAGGCCACCACCTCGTACGGGCTGGGGCTGCTGGTGGCCGCCGCGGTGGAGGCCGGCGCGCAGACGGTGATCATCGGGCTGGGCGGTTCCGGCACCAACGACGCCGGCGCCGGGATGCTCACCGCGCTCGGCGTCACTCCGCTGGACGAGGCCGGGCTGGCCCTGCCGTACGGGGGCGCCGCGCTGGCCGCCGTGGCCACCCTCGACGGCGCGCCCCGGCTGCGCGGCGCCCGGCTGGTCGCCGCCACCGACGTGGACAACCCGCTGCTCGGGCTGCACGGCGCCAGCAACGTGTTCGGCCCGCAGAAGGGCGCCGACCGGGCCGACGTGCTGCTGCTCGACACCGCGCTGGAGCGCTTCGCCGCCGTGCTGGAGCGGGACCTGCCCGGCTGCCCGCCGCAGCTCGGCGCGCTGCCCGGCGGCGGGGCGGCCGGCGGCCTCGGCGCGGCGATCCTCGCCCTGGGTGGCCGGTGCGAATCGGGCATCGGCCTGGTCACCCGGGCCACCGGCCTGGACGTCGCGCTGGACGGGGTCGACCTGGTGATCACCGGGGAGGGCTCGTTCGACCACCAGTCGCTGCGCGGCAAGGTGGTCGCCGGGGTGGCCGGCGCGGCCCGGGACCGCGGCCTGCCCTGCGTGGTGCTCGCCGGCCAGGTCAGCACCGGCCGCCGGGAGGCCGCCGCGGCCGGGGTGACCGACGCGTACAGCCTGGTGGAGCACTTCGGCGGCGAGGAACGCGGCGGCCTGGCCGCCGCGCTGAGCCGGCCCGCCGAGGGGCTGCGCGAACTCGGCGCCCGGCTGGCCCGGCAGTGGAGCCGCTGA
- the murA gene encoding UDP-N-acetylglucosamine 1-carboxyvinyltransferase: MTDDVLVVHGGTPLEGRIRVRGAKNLVSKAMVAALLGDSPSRLFDVPKIRDVEVVRGLLGLHGVKVTDGDEDGELVFDPANVESASTDQINVHAGSSRIPILFCGPLLHRLGHAFIPDLGGCHIGPRPIDFHLQALREFGATVDKTPEGLHLSAPNGLHGTKFALPYPSVGATEQVLLTAVMAEGVTELRNAAVEPEIIDLICVLQKMGAIIKVHTDRVIEIQGVPKLHGYTHRPIPDRIEAASWAAAALATRGHVEVLGAQQADMMTFLNIFRSVGGEYEVTDSRPPRLGDPGQEGGIRFWHPGGELKSVALETDVHPGFMTDWQQPLVVALTQARGLSIVHETVYEQRLGYTEALNSMGANIQVYRDCLGGTPCRFGRRNFKHSAVIAGPSKLHAADLVIPDLRAGFSHLIAALAAEGTSRVYGVDLINRGYEDFEAKLADLGAHVERP, encoded by the coding sequence TTGACCGACGACGTCCTGGTCGTACACGGAGGCACTCCGCTGGAAGGGCGGATCCGCGTGCGCGGCGCGAAGAACCTGGTTTCCAAGGCGATGGTCGCCGCGCTGCTGGGCGACAGTCCGAGCCGCCTGTTCGACGTGCCGAAGATCCGTGACGTCGAGGTCGTCCGCGGCCTGCTCGGCCTGCACGGGGTCAAGGTGACCGACGGCGACGAGGACGGCGAGCTGGTCTTCGACCCGGCGAACGTGGAGAGCGCCAGCACCGACCAGATCAACGTGCACGCCGGCTCCAGCCGGATCCCGATCCTGTTCTGCGGGCCGCTGCTGCACCGGCTCGGCCACGCCTTCATCCCCGACCTGGGCGGCTGCCACATCGGCCCGCGGCCGATCGACTTCCACCTCCAGGCGCTGCGCGAGTTCGGCGCCACTGTCGACAAGACCCCCGAGGGGCTGCACCTGTCCGCGCCGAACGGACTGCACGGCACGAAGTTCGCGCTGCCCTACCCCAGCGTCGGCGCCACCGAGCAGGTGCTGCTGACCGCCGTGATGGCCGAGGGCGTCACCGAGCTGCGCAACGCCGCGGTGGAGCCGGAGATCATCGACCTGATCTGCGTCCTGCAGAAGATGGGCGCGATCATCAAGGTGCACACCGACCGGGTGATCGAGATCCAGGGCGTGCCGAAGCTGCACGGCTACACCCACCGGCCGATCCCGGACCGGATCGAGGCGGCCAGCTGGGCCGCGGCCGCGCTGGCCACCCGCGGGCACGTGGAGGTGCTCGGCGCGCAGCAGGCCGACATGATGACCTTCCTGAACATCTTCCGGTCGGTCGGCGGCGAGTACGAGGTGACCGACAGCCGGCCGCCGCGGCTGGGCGACCCCGGCCAGGAGGGCGGCATCCGGTTCTGGCACCCGGGCGGCGAGCTGAAGTCGGTCGCCCTGGAGACCGACGTCCACCCCGGTTTCATGACCGACTGGCAGCAGCCGCTGGTGGTGGCGCTGACCCAGGCGCGCGGGCTGTCCATCGTCCACGAGACGGTCTACGAGCAGCGGCTCGGCTACACCGAGGCGCTGAACTCGATGGGCGCCAACATCCAGGTCTACCGGGACTGCCTGGGCGGCACCCCGTGCCGCTTCGGCCGGCGCAACTTCAAGCACTCCGCGGTGATCGCCGGGCCGAGCAAGCTGCACGCCGCCGACCTGGTCATCCCCGACCTGCGGGCCGGGTTCAGCCACCTGATCGCGGCGCTGGCCGCCGAGGGCACCTCCCGGGTGTACGGCGTCGACCTGATCAACCGGGGCTACGAGGACTTCGAGGCGAAGCTGGCCGACCTGGGCGCGCACGTCGAGCGTCCGTAA
- a CDS encoding helix-turn-helix domain-containing protein, with the protein MPAVPAPPLATIAAAIRRERERVGVSLTELARRAGIAKSTLSQLESGVGNPSVETLWALGVALDVPFSRLVEPPSPTVRVVRAGEGPRIRSEHADFAGTLLSAGSTHARRDVYLLELEPGAVRKAEAHTPRSIEHVVVGAGRMRVGPEADPVELGPGDYATFPGDAPHRYEALAPGTFAVLVMEHP; encoded by the coding sequence ATGCCCGCCGTACCGGCACCCCCGCTGGCCACCATCGCCGCCGCCATCCGCCGCGAGCGCGAGCGGGTCGGCGTCTCGCTGACCGAACTGGCCCGGCGGGCCGGGATCGCCAAGTCCACCCTCTCCCAGCTGGAGTCGGGCGTCGGAAACCCGAGCGTGGAAACCCTCTGGGCGCTCGGCGTGGCGCTGGACGTGCCGTTCAGCCGGCTGGTCGAGCCGCCGAGCCCGACCGTCCGGGTGGTCCGGGCCGGCGAGGGCCCCCGGATCCGCTCCGAGCACGCGGACTTCGCCGGGACGCTGCTCAGCGCCGGGTCGACGCACGCCCGGCGTGACGTCTATCTCCTCGAACTGGAGCCCGGCGCGGTCCGCAAGGCCGAGGCGCACACCCCGCGCAGCATCGAACACGTGGTGGTCGGCGCCGGGCGGATGCGGGTCGGCCCGGAGGCCGACCCGGTGGAGCTGGGCCCCGGCGACTACGCCACCTTCCCCGGCGACGCCCCGCACCGCTACGAGGCGCTGGCCCCCGGCACCTTCGCCGTGCTGGTGATGGAGCACCCCTGA